Proteins encoded within one genomic window of Ovis aries strain OAR_USU_Benz2616 breed Rambouillet chromosome 1, ARS-UI_Ramb_v3.0, whole genome shotgun sequence:
- the GPR88 gene encoding probable G-protein coupled receptor 88 has protein sequence MTNSSTSTSSTTGGSLLLLCEEEESWAGRRIPVSLLYSGLAIGGTLANGMVIYLVSSFRKLQTTSNAFIVNGCAADLSVCALWMPQEAVLGLLPAGSAEPPGDWDGAGGSYRLLRGGLLGLGLTVSLLSHCLVALNRYLLITRAPATYQALYQRRHTAGMLALSWALALGLVLLLPPWAPRPGAAPPRVHYPALLAAGALLAQTALLLHCYLGIVRRVRVSVKRVSVLNFHLLHQLPGCAAAAAAFPGAPHAPGPGGAQLPAQAQPLPAALHPRRAQRRLSGLSVLLLCCVFLLATQPLVWVSLASGFSLPVPWGVQAASWLLCCALSALNPLLYTWRNEEFRRSVRSVLPGVGDAAAAAAAATAVPAVSQAQLGTRAAGQHW, from the coding sequence ATGACCAACTCTTCCACGTCCACCTCCTCCACCACCGGGGGatccctgctgctgctctgcGAGGAAGAGGAGTCGTGGGCGGGCCGACGCATCCCCGTGTCCCTCCTGTACTCGGGCCTGGCCATCGGGGGCACGCTGGCCAACGGCATGGTCATCTATCTCGTGTCGTCCTTCCGAAAGCTTCAGACGACCAGCAACGCCTTCATCGTGAACGGCTGCGCCGCCGACCTCAGCGTCTGCGCCCTCTGGATGCCGCAGGAGGCGGTGCTCGGGCTCCTGCCGGCGGGCTCCGCGGAGCCCCCCGGGGATTGGGACGGCGCCGGGGGCAGCTACCGCCTGCTGCGGGGCGGGCTGCTGGGCCTCGGGCTCACCGTGTCCCTCTTGTCCCACTGCCTGGTGGCCCTGAACCGCTACCTGCTCATCACGCGGGCGCCCGCCACCTACCAGGCGCTGTACCAGCGGCGCCACACGGCGGGCATGCTGGCGTTGTCCTGGGCGCTAGCCCTGGGCCtcgtgctgctgctgccgccctGGGCGCCGCGTCCGGGCGCCGCGCCCCCGCGCGTCCACTACCCGGCCCTGCTGGCCGCTGGGGCGCTGCTGGCGCAGACGGCGCTGCTGCTGCACTGCTACCTGGGCATCGTGCGCCGCGTGCGCGTCAGCGTCAAGCGGGTCAGCGTCCTCAACTTCCACCTGCTGCACCAGCTGCCCGgctgcgccgccgccgccgccgccttccCGGGCGCCCCGCACGCGCCGGGCCCGGGTGGTGCTCAGCTCCCGGCGCAGGCTCAGCCCCTGCCCGCGGCGTTGCACCCGCGGCGGGCGCAGCGGCGTCTCAGCGGCCTGTCGGTGCTGCTGCTCTGCTGCGTCTTCCTGCTGGCCACGCAGCCGCTGGTGTGGGTGAGCCTGGCCAGCGGCTTCTCGCTGCCCGTGCCCTGGGGCGTGCAGGCGGCCAGCTGGCTCCTGTGCTGTGCCCTGTCCGCGCTCAACCCGCTGCTCTACACGTGGAGGAACGAAGAGTTCCGCCGCTCGGTGCGCTCAGTCCTGCCCGGCGTCGGCGACGCGGCggccgctgctgccgccgccacGGCCGTGCCCGCGGTGTCCCAAGCTCAGCTGGGCACTCGCGCCGCCGGCCAGCACTGGTGA